The Collinsella aerofaciens genomic interval GACCGTCGACGCCGACAAGGTTAAAGCTGATATTCAAGGTTTTGAAGAGAAGCTGGGTAATTTGTCGGAGGATGATGCACGCCGCGCCTACCTCTATAATGAAATCGCATGGTGTAAGCTCAAGCTTGCCCAATAGTCAGACGTTTTAGCGTTCGACCATTTGCGAACACATCATGCCCGGGATGGCTCAGCCACCCCGGGCATGCTTTTTGAAAGGGTAGACCTTGGATATTATCCGCGTTGAGGGTGGCCACGCCATCGGAGGTTCCGTGCCTGTTTCGGGTGCCAAGAACTCCGCGCTCAAACTTATGGCGGCAACGCTTCTGGCGCCGGGCAAGACGACGCTGCAGAACGTGCCTGATATTTCCGATGTCCACGTGATGGGCAAGGTGCTCAAGGGTATGGGCGCCACGATCGATGTTCTCGACGAGCACACGCTCGAGATTGATACCTCTCAGGTCGATTCTTGGGAGGCCCCCTACGAGCTCGTTGCCAAGATGCGTGCTTCCACCGCCGTCATGGGACCCCTGCTGGGTCGCTTCCATCGCGCCAAAATTGCCATGCCGGGCGGCTGCAACCTGGGTGCTCGCAAGATCGATATGCACATTCTTGGTCTTGAGGCCCTGGGCGTTGAGTTCGATACCGCCCACGGTTACATCAACGCTAATGCGCCCCAAGGTCTGCGCGGTACCACCGTCACGCTCGAGTTCGCCAGCGTCGGTGCGACCGAGAACCTCATCATGGCCTCTGTGCGCGCACAGGGTACCACGGTTATCGACAATGCCGCCCGCGAGCCCGAGATCGTCGATCTCGCTAACATGCTCAACGAGATGGGCGCCAAGATTGTTGGCGCCGGTACGCCCGTCGTGACCATCGAGGGCGTGGAAGAGCTGCATCCTGTTACCCATCGCGTAGTGGGCGACCGCATCGAGGCCGGTACCTTTATCGTCGCCGGTGCGCTGATGGCCGACGATCGCGGTGTTGACGTCACGGGTTTTTGCCCCATTCACTTGGGCATGGTTCTCAAGAAGATGGAGCTTATGGGCATCGATTGCGAGCGTACCGACGACGGCGTCCATGTGAACCGTGCCGAGCGTATCAAGCCGGTCGATATCCAGACGCTTCCGTTCCCCGGTTTCCCGACCGACATGCAGGCGCAGATTATGGTGCTCTCCGCCCTTGCCGACGGCAGTTCCGTTATTACCGAAAACATCTTCGAGAATCGCTTTATGTTTGCCTCTGAGCTGGTGCGCATGGGTGCCGACATTCGTATCGAGAGCCATCATGCCATGATTCATGGCGTCAAGGGCTTCTCGGGTGCACAGGTTACCTCGCCCGATCTGCGTGGCGGAGCGGCCCTCGTCGTAGCGGGCTTGATCGCCGACGGGACGACCGAGGTTTCGGCCATCCATCACATCAAGCGCGGCTACGAGCAGTTTGTCGAAAAGCTGCAGGCGCTCGGCGCGCATGTCGAGCATGCTACCGTCCCCGATCCCGTCATCTACTAATACAGGTTGCCTATGTTTAATAAAAAGCCCCTCGCGGATACCACCGCCCGAAGACCCTCAACTGGTGCGCAGGCCAAGATCTACAGTCGCGATAACGTGGCTCGCTATTCCGAGCGCGCTCGTCAACGTCGTCGTAGCCACACGATTCGTCACGTCGCGCTCATTGTCGTGCTTGGCGTGCTGCTGAGTGCCACTACCGCTGCCGGCCTGTGGTTTGCCACCATTATGGGCAAGCTCGGCGATTCTAATGTCATTACCGACAATCTGCGTCGGGTTCTGGTTGACACCGATGAGGCAAAGGATCCGTTCTACGTGCTGCTTCTTGGCACCGACGGCCGTCCGGGCGAGGATACGTATCGTGCCGACTCGATTATCCTGGCACGCATCGACCCCACGCAAAAGCAGGCGACGCTCATTTCCGTTCCGCGCGACACCAAGGTCGAGTACAAGGGCGAGACCATGAAGATCAACGCCTGCCATACCGTTGGCGGCGCCGAGGCCATGGTCGAGGCGGTCAACGAGCTGTGCGGTGTTCAGATTTCCCACTATGCCGAGGTCAGCTTCGACGGTATGCAGGCGCTGATTGATTCGGTTGGCGGTATCGACATTAACGCAACCGATGATGTTGACGACCCCGAGCACCTGGATATTAAGATTACCGCTGGTCAGCAGCATATGGACGGCGCCACCGCCCTTACCTATGCCCGCTGCCGCTACACCTATGCCGACGGCGACTACACGCGCATGCGCCACCAGCGTCAGGTGCTTGGCGCCCTTGCCAACCAGATTCTCAATAACTTCGATGCCACGAAGATCTTTGGCCTGGTTAATTCGCTGTCCGATATGCTCGTGACCGATATGAGCGTTCAGGATATCGTGGCTACGGTCAATGCCATGCGCGGTATGGATGTCGACGGCATCTACTCGGCCAACCTGCCCTCGTATGCCGACGACAGCACCATGATCGACGGTGTGAGCTACGTCTTTGTCTACGAGGACGAGCTCAAGGAAATGATGGAGCGCGTCGATGCCGGCAAGGATCCCAAGGGTCCCAACACCATGGGTCTTTCCGACGGTTCCAGCTCTACGATCGGCGACCTGAACAACAACACGTCTGACGACTACGCAAACGGTACCGCAACCTCATCGGTCAGCTCTGACGATTCCGATGACTCAAGCGATTCGAGCGATTCGGACTACTACGAAGAGCCCACCGGCGACGGCAACGGCTACGAAGCCAACTACTAGAGTTACGCGGTTTTACCAAACCGCGTAACCAGTTGACGCTGCAAACCCGCCAGAGCGGCAATCTGCCTTTCAACTTCGGCGGCATGATCAAAAGATCAATGCCACCTCGTTTCAAGGCACCTTGCTCGCTCTGGCGGGTTTTCGCTGTCGGTGCCAAAACATCGGCGTAACACTTGGCACATGGGTAGTCATTGGGGACGTTCTTAAACGACTGGTCAAAGGGGGCACTCTTGATGCACTTGGCACTTGGGGACGTTCCTTTTGTACCGGCAGTTTGGGACACTCCTTGCTTCAAGAGGCTGGCGTGCGTCAACCTATTCTCGTTGCAGTAAAAAAACCGCCCCGTTCTTGGTTGAGGACGGGGCGATTCGTCTTTTGGACTTGTGCAGCCAGGCTTATGCAAAGCGGGCGACGAGCTCCTGGAGCACGTCGGTCATCTTGACGAGCGAACTGACCGGGACGAATTCGTTGACGCCGTGGTAGCAATAGCCGCCGGTGGAAAGGTTGGGGCAGGGCAGACCGCGGAACGACAGCTGCGCGCCGTCGGTGCCGCCGCGAATCGGCAGCACTTGGGGCTCAACGCCGCAGGCAAGGTAGGCTTCCTTGGCAACATCAATAAGCTCGGGAAAGTCACAAACGATCTCGGCCATATTTCGATATTGCTGCTTAATCTCGACCGTCACGCGCTCCTCACCCAGACGCTGGTTGAGCATCGAGGCGGCGGCATCAATAAGGTCGAGTTTCTGCTGGAACTTGGCGGCGTCATGGTCGCGGACGATGTAGCGCGCCGTGGCGTGGTCGACGGTTGCAGATACACCCTCAAGGTGATAAAAGCCCTCGTAGCCTTCCGTATACTCCGGGCGCTGCGCGTAGGGGAGCAACGCGTTGAAGTCGCAGAACAGATTGCCTGCGTTGACCATACGGCCCTTGGCGTCGCCCGGGTGGATGGACTGGCCCTCAAAGCGGACGGTCGCCTCGGCGGCGTTAAAGCACTCCCACTCCAGCTCGCCGATGGGGCCGCCGTCGACCGTGTAGGCGTACTTGCAGCCAAAGGTATCGATATCCAACAGCTCGGCTCCGTGGCCGATCTCCTCGTCAGGGCAGAAGCAAATGCCGAGTGCGGGATGGGGCAGAGAAGGGTCCTGAGCGATACGTGCGACAAGCGACATGATCTCGGCGACGCCTGCCTTGTCGTCCGCGCCCAGCAGTGTGGTGCCATCGCTGCAGACCAGGTCCTCACCCGCGAGGTCGTTCAGGGTGGGAAGCTTGACGGTACTCATGGCAACGGGCTTACCGTCAACCGTGCCGCAGACCAGGTCGCCGCCTTCGTAGTGTACGATGTGCGGCTTCACGCCGGCGCCCGGTGCAACTTCGGTGGTGTCGAGATGGGCGATCAGGCCCAGGGCGGGCTTGTCCTCAGCGCCCGCACTTGCGGGGATATGCGCGCAGACATAGGCATGCTCGGTCACGTGGGCATCTTCCGCACCAAGCTCGCGCAGCTCTTCAGCCAGCACGTTGGCAAGGTCAAACTGAACGGCGCTCGAAGGTACCTGGTCGCAGTTTGCATCCTCGGACTGCGTGTTGATCTGGACGTAGCGCAAAAAGCGCTCGAGGACATCGGGGTTCGTGGTGGTGTTTTCCATAAAGACCGCTCCAATCTTGGTCGTCGTGTGCAACAAGAACTCTAGCACGGTATGCCACGGCATACCGCGACGCTTGGATGGGGTAGAATCAGCCATTGAATGCAGAAGGGACGGAAGATCATGGATACGACAAATAGCTCGCGCGAACTACATCTGACGGTGGCGAACGAAGACTACTTGGAGTGCATGGTTCGCATTGAAAGCGAAGAGGGGGAAACCAACGGCGTGCGATCGGTCGACATCGCGCAGCGCCTTGGCGTCTCCAAGGCATCGGTCAATAAAGCGGTTTCGGCGCTCAAGGCATCCGAGCTTGTCGAGCAATCGCACTATGGCAAGGTAATCCTGACCGATCGCGGCCGCGAGGTTGGCACGGCTATCTGGTACCGTCATCGCCTCATCCGCACGTTTTTGGTTCAGGAGCTCGGTGTCGAATTTGAGCGAGCCGATTCCGAGGCCTGCATGATGGAGCATGCGCTATCCGAGGACACGATGAGCCGCTGGCTCGCCTATCTCGAAAAGCAGGGAATCAGCGTCGAGGAATAGCGGGATATATATGGATACGAGTTATTACAACCGCTTTGGTGCCGAGGAACTTACGCGCCGCTTGTCGAGCGAGACCTTGTTGGCGCAGGGCCCCATGGGCAGTGTTCTGTTGAGTGAGTACGACGCCGCCGATATTCCACCGGCGTTTTGGAATCTGGCGGAGCCGCAGACCGTTTCTCGTATCCATCGCTTGTATGTCGCCGCCGGTGCGCAGGTGCTCATTACCAATACCTTTCAGGCATCAAGCTATGCCCTCAAGCACGACCAGATTGCGCCGTCCGTGGCGGAGGTCAATCGCGGGGCCGTCGACGATGCCCGCCAGGCGCACCCTCAGCTACTGCTGGGCTCAATGGGCCCGATCGGTATTGAGTGGTTTGCCGAGGACTCTGTCGAGTATCGTGAAATCCGCGGCATTGCGCGCGAACAGGCGCACGCCTTGCTCAATGCTGGTGTTGACGGTCTGCTGATCGAGACGGTGACGTCTATCCGTAATCTGCAGCCCATGCTTGCCGGCGCCCGAGATGCCGCCGACGGCATGCCTGTTCTGGTGAGTTTTGTCGTTGACGATAAAGGCGACCTGCTGGGCGATGGCCTCAACATCGAGGCAGCCGTTTTGTACGCCGAAAAACACGGCGCAAATTCGGTTGGTGTTAATTGCTGTTCGCTTGCGGCCGCGAACGC includes:
- the pepT gene encoding peptidase T codes for the protein MENTTTNPDVLERFLRYVQINTQSEDANCDQVPSSAVQFDLANVLAEELRELGAEDAHVTEHAYVCAHIPASAGAEDKPALGLIAHLDTTEVAPGAGVKPHIVHYEGGDLVCGTVDGKPVAMSTVKLPTLNDLAGEDLVCSDGTTLLGADDKAGVAEIMSLVARIAQDPSLPHPALGICFCPDEEIGHGAELLDIDTFGCKYAYTVDGGPIGELEWECFNAAEATVRFEGQSIHPGDAKGRMVNAGNLFCDFNALLPYAQRPEYTEGYEGFYHLEGVSATVDHATARYIVRDHDAAKFQQKLDLIDAAASMLNQRLGEERVTVEIKQQYRNMAEIVCDFPELIDVAKEAYLACGVEPQVLPIRGGTDGAQLSFRGLPCPNLSTGGYCYHGVNEFVPVSSLVKMTDVLQELVARFA
- the murA gene encoding UDP-N-acetylglucosamine 1-carboxyvinyltransferase encodes the protein MDIIRVEGGHAIGGSVPVSGAKNSALKLMAATLLAPGKTTLQNVPDISDVHVMGKVLKGMGATIDVLDEHTLEIDTSQVDSWEAPYELVAKMRASTAVMGPLLGRFHRAKIAMPGGCNLGARKIDMHILGLEALGVEFDTAHGYINANAPQGLRGTTVTLEFASVGATENLIMASVRAQGTTVIDNAAREPEIVDLANMLNEMGAKIVGAGTPVVTIEGVEELHPVTHRVVGDRIEAGTFIVAGALMADDRGVDVTGFCPIHLGMVLKKMELMGIDCERTDDGVHVNRAERIKPVDIQTLPFPGFPTDMQAQIMVLSALADGSSVITENIFENRFMFASELVRMGADIRIESHHAMIHGVKGFSGAQVTSPDLRGGAALVVAGLIADGTTEVSAIHHIKRGYEQFVEKLQALGAHVEHATVPDPVIY
- a CDS encoding homocysteine S-methyltransferase family protein; the encoded protein is MDTSYYNRFGAEELTRRLSSETLLAQGPMGSVLLSEYDAADIPPAFWNLAEPQTVSRIHRLYVAAGAQVLITNTFQASSYALKHDQIAPSVAEVNRGAVDDARQAHPQLLLGSMGPIGIEWFAEDSVEYREIRGIAREQAHALLNAGVDGLLIETVTSIRNLQPMLAGARDAADGMPVLVSFVVDDKGDLLGDGLNIEAAVLYAEKHGANSVGVNCCSLAAANAAVPRMVASATTPVTVRPNVGDPVQTQDGPVWHENPEAFARACIEWRHAGAAMVGSCCGTTAITTAAMAEALDI
- a CDS encoding metal-dependent transcriptional regulator, producing MDTTNSSRELHLTVANEDYLECMVRIESEEGETNGVRSVDIAQRLGVSKASVNKAVSALKASELVEQSHYGKVILTDRGREVGTAIWYRHRLIRTFLVQELGVEFERADSEACMMEHALSEDTMSRWLAYLEKQGISVEE
- a CDS encoding LCP family protein, which translates into the protein MFNKKPLADTTARRPSTGAQAKIYSRDNVARYSERARQRRRSHTIRHVALIVVLGVLLSATTAAGLWFATIMGKLGDSNVITDNLRRVLVDTDEAKDPFYVLLLGTDGRPGEDTYRADSIILARIDPTQKQATLISVPRDTKVEYKGETMKINACHTVGGAEAMVEAVNELCGVQISHYAEVSFDGMQALIDSVGGIDINATDDVDDPEHLDIKITAGQQHMDGATALTYARCRYTYADGDYTRMRHQRQVLGALANQILNNFDATKIFGLVNSLSDMLVTDMSVQDIVATVNAMRGMDVDGIYSANLPSYADDSTMIDGVSYVFVYEDELKEMMERVDAGKDPKGPNTMGLSDGSSSTIGDLNNNTSDDYANGTATSSVSSDDSDDSSDSSDSDYYEEPTGDGNGYEANY